GTCACTCAGTTCAGTGAAGCGTGGTGTTCTTTTTTCAGGACTCATTGTTCATGATAATCAATGCAGTCACAATTTCATTGTAAACcagtgttattttttctttcaattacaAAACAGTAGAGTTGATCTTCCTCTCTGACTTCCCAGTTTCCGTAACTAGAATCTGAAATGgtaatatgagtgaaatataatattcttgagtatagtcaGCATAAAATATGGACCTAATTAGTTAAAATAGTAATATTCTTTAGTTTAGTCACCAGTAAAGAGAAACATGAGATGCCTGTCtgcaagaaatatctgtccATTTGTCTGTTGACATCATTTAGTCTATGCATCTCCTCCCAAGTTGCTGTGCCTATtcgtgcatgcttaagtttaatagcaattgggtaattattttcataattgttTTCATACTTGTCTTAGTGCAATAAGGGATTTTCTTGTATACTTTATTCTTTTGATTgaatttctccattcaaactatATGTGCCAGTAGTGCAATCAATACCTAGCGGAAATGGAACATGAAACAATCTATGTGAAGCCAAACTAAACATCATTTTTTTGaaggttttcttagttttctttttttgacttttGGAAATGTTGAGGATTGAAGGGGAGTATTCCAGACATTCGgattctatttatatatttcatacagCAGTCAGGTGTATAGGTTGATGAAACCAAAGTTTCATATGATACCTTTTGAGTTGTTGCTGCAGACAAAGAAGCTAGAGTTTGATTCGAGGTAGCAGTGCTGATACTGTGCAGCAAGAACAAAAATATCTAATGAGCCAGTAAGGCCCCTTTATTTCATTGTATGCAAATGTATGTTCATTTTTGGGAACTCTTATGGTAATTTTGTCTGACTTCACtacagtgttgttttgttttccaagACCAAGTTTCAGTGTGGACATGTGTTTCTTTCAGGTTGTCCCCTGAGGAGGCTGAGGAAGAAACAGCAGCACAAGAACAGAAACCTAAGAAACACGGGAAGAGCCGCTCTCGTAGCTACAAAATGAGAGATTACACTGATGTGCACTCTATGGACACAGGGGGCAGGCGCAAGCTGAATGTCAAACAGGCGAGAAGGGTGGAAAACTGTAAGGCTACTCCGTTCGTCTATACTGTATATAAGTGTATGTATCTGTAACACACCAGTTTACTGCTTTTCCTATTGAGTCACTTACACTGTAAGTTAAAATCATTCCCTGCTGGCAGGATATCAGATGAAAGGTGTGAATACAGCAATGAGATTAAGATTTGTCAGGCAttgattttatataaaaaatatgtgtacatgaatatttcccTGGTCTCACTGCATGttggggtcttggtgacaataagtggtagATGACACTTGTGCATGGCTGTTTGTGAagtctgatgtattttgtgggGTGTGtgttgttgggggggggggagttgagGTTTGAAGCCTTGTCCTCCGCCAATAATGTCTGCACATGTGTACGCATGGGGAAAGTTCACTGGTATCTTCCCAAACATTGGCCATTCAGGCTTCCTCCATCCTAATCCTTTAAAACTAACCGCCTTtctataggtgaaaaattcttgagcatggcatcaAGCAACTGTCAGATGTTGAAATATGAGCAAATGTTTTGCAAGCGTCCTCATGGATCAGTGTTGATATGTTTAAATACTTCTGGCTGCCGCGATCACAAAGCTGTGATCCCAGACTTTCAAAtgatcaaaatttcaaattacttcaaaattctttcaaaatattgcttgacaatgcaaattctgggtgagttatagtaaaacaaatttgagctaaaataacagaaaggaacataccaagattaatgactgaaattttgacataaggctaagattgctttgtgatctcAGGGCCTGTGTATGAAAATGATCTGGTATAGATGTGTTGCTTTGGTAGTTAGAATTAACATGACCTATATATGCTTTGTACATAAGGTTCCATATTGTACCTACAGTAGCTTTTCATACGCCCTTCATGCTTGTTTTGTCTATTAATTCTTACAACAAGCTGTTGTATCTGTATTTCAGTACGCAGCATTTTAGGCTTGGTGGAAAAGGAAGATCTGGAGTTTGACTTAAGCAGTATCTTTGAACCCAGCATGTCTGTGTTTGCCGAGTTGTTCATGGAGAGAGAAAAGATGAAGGTCAGGAATTCTCAAATTTACCACCTCATATTATTATTGTAGTTTGATGATGCCAGGAAAAGATGCATCCCATATCCAGTATTTGAGTGGTAGATTTCAAGAGAAAATATCCATGAACTGTTCtgtcattatttttgttttcttataaaatttttaaaatccaGTTTTGGagatttgtatgaaaacttgtgTGTAGACTGTGGAGATTGAACACAGatacacacaaaatacacatatacagagtAACAGAATCACTGTGTGTTTACTCTgataactttcagtttcagatCAAAAATCTTACCAGTTCACCTTTAAGGTGAGAATATGTTCTAATTCTTTCGTTTATAGGCCTGGAACAATTTCCTCAACAGCTCTGAGGAAGAGCAGCAGGCCATCATCCGTGAGGGAAGTGGTCGGAGAGCCATGAAGAAGATGACAGTGGAGGGGAAATCTTCCTCTGACAACTCAGAGAGATTGAGTAATGATAAATGGGAGGAGATACCAGATAGTAGAGCCGGTATGTTGACAAGCTACCGCATGGCTGGGGAGTGTCCTCTGAGGCTCTACCTacagagtgatctcccctgtGTGACCATGTCACTAGCAACTCTCAGGGAGGGTTCTGGGTGGAGGGTACCAGCAGTGTCAAATAACAGGCTCTTGTCTCTGGGTTTAAATCCTCTTCTGTCACAGGCTGTCAGCAGCTTGAGACTGCAAGGGTGGGGCAACATGCCTTACCTTCAGCTTAATAACAGGTATACACGTGTTTTTTAATTGCCTTATTCTGTTTGAGTTTAGAGATGAGATGAGGTGGGTAAAGTTGTAAAAGTGAGATAAATCTGAGGGAAATGTATGAATTTTGCGATGGTTACAATTATGACACTCTGCAATGGAAACATCATTTGATGGTCAATCTTAATTTTCTGATCTATTTAAtgtagggcctccgtggcatgGTTGTTAGTGTGGTTGTGCAGCACAACGGCCCAGGGCTCTTTTGCTCAAAAGTGTAATGCCAGCTGAGCCCGGTATTAACTTCATTCTGGACTAAAGTGGCATTAGTTTTGCATTGGGCCAAGActgtattaagatttaagcctggcttaactttagGACCAACTTTCAACCAACTTCAGGATCCTCtcggttgtatgtgggaaggtctgccatcagcTGACAAATGTTCGTGGGTATCctgccaggctctgcccagtttcctcccactgtaattctggctgtcatataagtgaagtgttgttaagtatggtgtaaaaaaaccaatcagatTATTAAATAAGTTAAAGTAATTGAAAGCCAAAtcatatttaaaagaatattaCTTGAGACTAATGCCTTTCTTACTATCCACAATGTGACATTTTCCTAAGTATGTACGAAgtatatgtgttttattcaCAGGCCACCCAGCCTTTAGTGCTGAAGAATGCTTTGCCAGGATTGACGCTAAGTTTCGTACTCTGCTGCGGAAACGACATCTTCCTAAGGTAAATTCACAGAAACCTTTACATAGAATCCACTTATTCCACTATCACATTTGCTGCCTTTTAACTTTCGTAAAGGCAATTGACAAACATTCCTCATTTTTATCACACAAAGTAGCTGTATCTGATGTCAAAATCTTTTGCAGCCAATCTGACACAGGTTACTGCACCTTTCAGCAGGATGCAGATTTTAACTGTCAcaagttggaactcttttattGTAGATTGTAAAAATTATCAtctaaattattattttaaaaattataataaaaattattatttttatcacatttactctagcatgggtgtctgaaaaaaaaatttgtaaaagtgTAGGTTAACAATGGAGAAAGGTGAGGAGCTGAAAATTTGTGAACTCCCTGAAGGAAAGTGGTATGATGTCTCTATAACATGGGGAGACCTCCTTGCTAAAGGCAGGTTACTCTACATGGCTTTTGTGTGAGGAAAATAAAGGCAGGCAGGCTGATGCAATGTTTGTCATGGCAGACATTTTTTGAGAATTGATTATTTCTCTATGTACTATTTTGTATATGAATAATGGCGATCTCTGAAGAAATTGTATTGTGTGTGCAGGGAACTTTGGCAGGTCTGGAGGCAGATGTGGTGTCATTTTTCTCCGAGTGGCCATCGTCCGTCTATGTGTCCGAGATACCCAGTAGCTATGAGAGGATGTTACTTCATGCCCTCTGTCAATATCTAGATCTGTCCTCACGAAGTAAGGCAACTCTGTTTTACTAcatttatcacactgttatattccaacttatttacacatttacccaCTATTGTCCATTCAGAGAAGAGAGTTATCTCCCCACGATATATCCCATTATTCTATTTAAGCATCATTACGTAGACATGAAAGCAATGGATTTAAATCCATGAATAAATGTCGTGTGGAGGAGGACAGATTTTACAGTATGCAACTATTTAACCCTCTTTGACACAACATATTCATAGCTCTATGTTGGataatgaatattaatgaacatTTTATCTCTCATGTGATAAACTTACCCAAACTGGTTTCAAATTTAGATAAAGagtgtttttatattatttaagaAAAGCTGATCATGTTCCTTGAATAGTTTAATGgggatgaattttttttttttttcacatgacacaataaaagacttacaaatCTAcgataatatataaatatatatatccttcTGCACGTGTTATTACACTTGTCTGATGCTAAGTTGGCTGTTCGTGTTTCAGGTTATGACCATGAGGAAGTTCGACTAACTCAGGTGGAAAACAAACATGAGACCTTTAACGCCCCAGATGTGCCACTAACGCAGTACATTGAGGAGTTGTCGTGACCAGAGGAATCAGAAGAATATCTGTACCCAGTAAAATGTTTATCTGGTAACCTTGTGGTCCCATCATTGGTGATCGTTGTCTGTTATGAGCTGCCAGGATAAAAGAAGGACGGTTTAACTTCTGCTAGGTatcactgtacatatgtattaatacacatatacataaaccaATATTGAGTTGTTATTTCACATGTAGATCCAGGAGCACTTTTATTATTTAGAACATACTTGATAATGATATTCAATTGAATGCTTGGCATTGGTTTTACAATGCTGAAATGTATTATCagattcttttttttgtgttagagagtgttttatttttaacataagtTCAGCTCCCTGTATATTTGTTATCTCAAGTGTTTACACTGTGATACTCTAGAGGTATAACAGCTAAAATATAactattttgtctttttttttcaatgtttggaTTTTCTGTTGAACATTTGTCATGTGATTCTGATGTAAATGTCAAGGGGATGACTAGACAGGTTTTAGCAGTTGTACTTAGAAAtatctgccatcaacctgtgtATGATCGTTTTTACTGTCTCCAGTATTTCCATGAATTGTCGTTGTAGGcaaattgtaaaatattttgatatttacaaTCTAGTTGATTTCAACTACACCTCAGTGTTGAGTGTATTAACTCTTTACCtttcattattacatgtagtgtacatacAACAGCAAATTGGTGTACTGTTGAGTTGAAATTCACGTTTGTTTTCTAGGTTGTTGAGGGTTGTTATGAAATTATTGCTGTATGGATTCAATACAACTTttcttaatattaaaacaattcagCACATTATCTGAAATAAAGTTTCTCGTATAAACATTGTAtgtattttcacttttcatcaATAATTTGGGACTGATGCTTGGTAACTGAGCATTGAGCAAGCCATACATTCTAGTCAGTCTCACTTTAATTTCATATTAAACATGAGAAGACTGTCATTCCCATGGGCAAATACATGATGCTTATGAAGCACCTCAGTGTATAGACTACAAGTAAAAAAGATCTTGGAGTACGATTACTTATTCTGCCCCACTGTTAGTTGTGAgccatgtgcaaatatacatattaaataaagatgacctttcaaacaacatcaagTGTGTTACGCAACACACAGGCTGGTATGTTTACCTCCCCTAAGTAGTGTCATTTCTTGCCATGTATGTCTACAAATATAAGAATTTGTAACAGGTTGTTTACTTGTTACATTTGCTCTTGTGATTTTTTAAGGTGAACTATCAAAATTTCCTATAGTGAtgaaagtgttatttcgcacagtttatagatatctcACCTTTTTTTACatgatattttacacccagatgGAAAAGGGAACACCTGTTTCATGATGTTCCAATATGAACTCAGCAGGGTGAAGTCATAATGCGTGTACAGTGCAATTTTATATTCCTACATCACTCAATGAGACAACATCATACATGcgcagctttgaaatatctagCAATGGAATAAGCTTGCCGTTGATTGGTCTGAAATACATGACCTCAGCAGAGGGCGAGAAAGAGAACGGCAGCATGAAATATActgtttttgtcacattttcttcattttttggggTAGAATATACTTTAACACCTTCATATTCATGTTTGTTGTGTAAGCCAATACTGCTGAATGCTGTTTTGTACCTTGTCAAATCTGACatggtacgaaacaaggtttgGGACTGCACAATGGTATGGGGTTACACAATGGTATGGCGTTATACAATGGTATGGGGTTATACAGTGGTAtggggaaaaggttgaagaattacagtatggctgtttttgtccacttttgcaccCTAGCTCACTTTTGGTTTCAGGCATTTTTTCCATATACTTTA
Above is a window of Liolophura sinensis isolate JHLJ2023 chromosome 7, CUHK_Ljap_v2, whole genome shotgun sequence DNA encoding:
- the LOC135471267 gene encoding R3H domain-containing protein 4-like, producing MGVTRNNRELFFNGLIDDQLELSPEEAEEETAAQEQKPKKHGKSRSRSYKMRDYTDVHSMDTGGRRKLNVKQARRVENLRSILGLVEKEDLEFDLSSIFEPSMSVFAELFMEREKMKAWNNFLNSSEEEQQAIIREGSGRRAMKKMTVEGKSSSDNSERLSNDKWEEIPDSRAGHPAFSAEECFARIDAKFRTLLRKRHLPKGTLAGLEADVVSFFSEWPSSVYVSEIPSSYERMLLHALCQYLDLSSRSYDHEEVRLTQVENKHETFNAPDVPLTQYIEELS